A DNA window from Brassica napus cultivar Da-Ae chromosome C1, Da-Ae, whole genome shotgun sequence contains the following coding sequences:
- the LOC106374451 gene encoding 2-keto-3-deoxy-L-rhamnonate aldolase, with product MSSATSSIQTKKSLKSRLREGENLYGLFLLSLSPEIAEIAAFSGYDFIIIDLEHGAGDIREAINCIRAIEAAGCSAVVRVPDITQAWAKKALDLGTAGIMFPMVENGRSASDAVSFCRYRPDGVRGCAYTVVRDSKFGFDEAYLANYIDNLLVMCQIESEEGVKNVNEIVAVDGMDCVMMGPRDLSASLGLLHDPGNPKVKSTMWTAETAVLASDPVKGGAYLAGMATAQDTAADLWSRGYHIVLGSADVSLFKKAAVDDVKANKKSVVDVKGV from the exons ATGTCTTCCGCCACCTCTTCGATTCAAACAAAAAAGTCTCTCAAGTCCCGTCTCCGGGAGGGAGAAAACCTCTACGGCCTCTTTCTCCTCTCCCTCTCGCCGGAGATCGCCGAGATCGCTGCTTTCTCCGGGTACGACTTCATCATCATCGATCTGGAGCATGGAGCAGGCGATATTCGCGAGGCCATCAACTGCATCCGCGCCATTGAAGCCGCGGGTTGCTCGGCCGTTGTCCGCGTCCCTGACATCACTCAGGCTTGGGCCAAAAAAGCCCTGGATCTCGGAACGGCTGGGATCATGTTCCCGATGGTTGAAAATGGACGATCTGCCTCCGATGCGGTGTCGTTTTGCAGGTACCGTCCCGACGGCGTTAGGGGATGTGCGTACACTGTTGTGAGGGACTCCAAGTTCGGGTTTGACGAGGCTTACCTGGCGAACTACATCGACAATCTACTTGTCATGTGTCAG ATAGAATCTGAGGAAGGTGTGAAGAATGTAAACGAGATCGTGGCCGTTGATGGGATGGACTGTGTGATGATGGGTCCACGTGATCTAAGCGCGAGTTTGGGGCTTCTTCACGACCCGGGTAACCCCAAGGTGAAGTCCACCATGTGGACGGCGGAGACGGCAGTGCTGGCTTCTGATCCGGTCAAAGGGGGAGCTTACTTGGCCGGGATGGCTACGGCTCAGGACACGGCCGCGGATCTCTGGTCACGTGGGTATCACATTGTTCTCGGATCAGCGGACGTCTCCTTGTTCAAGAAGGCAGCCGTTGATGACGTCAAGGCTAATAAGAAGTCGGTGGTTGATGTCAAAGGGGTTTAG